The Verrucomicrobiia bacterium genomic sequence GCATCGAAAGGACGAACCACCCGTGCGAAACGTTCCAGCGCCTCTCGATCCGGCGTCTCGCCTGATTGACGCGCGCGAAACGCAGCGACACCCGCTGGCAGCGCGCTTTGGAACTCGTCCACCAACGCGCCCAGACTTGCCGCTCCTTCAGGCTCGATGCTGTTCTTAAGCTTCTGGTAGAGAAAAACCGCGTTCGCCAGCTTGAGGATCTGCTTGTCGTACGTGCCCCGCTGCGCATCCTCCAATTTCGCGGCCTTCGTTGCCTGTGCTTCAATCTCGCGCAGTGAAGGTTGAACTTCCGCAAATGTGTAATAGCGCAAGCCGGATTTTTCGATGCCTTTTTCCTCGAGTTTCAATTCGCTCAAGATCTCGGGATGATGGATGAGAAAAATCGGACGCGTGTCCGCGAGTTCAGGCTTGAAAAGGACTTCCAACAGCCATTCGGTGGAGCGCAACTTCTCGGGGTGATGCCAAAACTTCCAGCTCGGGACAAGCTCTAGCGGCACGTCGCCCGTGCTTCGCATCTGCAGCAATGAATTGCGCGCGACGGAATCGAAAGGTTGAATGCGTCCGTTCAAAAGAACAGGCAAGCGTCCGAACTCCCGCGTATGAAGCTCCCCATTTTTGCGGGGTTGGAACACGACCACGAGTTCGACCGTGAACAGAGCGAGAAAAAACCACGGAACAACTTTCAACAATCCTTTCATGACTTCCTCCGTTTCGCTGCAAATCCGACCAGGTGAATTCCAAATTGCGAGGTCAACCCAAGCGAGACCAATACGCAGGCGAGATAGGGCGTAAGCCAGCTCGGATTCCGCACGACCTGCAGGATGCTGCCCTTGTCGTCGGCATCGAAACTCGATTGATAGTACGTCTCACCCTTGTAGCGCAACGGCGTGTTCATCTTGATCAGCACCTGCCTGTCCTCACCTGTCTGCGGGTTCACCACGCGAACCATGCTCGAGTAGTTCTTTGCAATCGAAGTTCCCGGATAAAGGTCGTGATTGAACTCCACGAGGTGAATGTGGAACGGCTTGTAGAAGCGGCGCAGGCGCAGCTCCAGCAGAAAACGCTTTCCATCCAGCACCAGTTCCTGCGGATTTTTCAGGAACGCCGAAATGAGGTACGTGCCGGCCGAGCCTTTAGGGCCGATCACCTCGAACAAACCCGACGGCATATCGCGCCGGTCCATGGCAGTCTCCTGCGGCAGCTCCTTCCAGAAGATTCCGGCGCCCACCCCGGCAGTTGCAGCAACCTGCTCATATCCTGCTTCCGCATTCTGCACGAGCGATGAGTTGGCGTAGTATTGTTTCAGCAACAGCCTGAAAGGAAGTTCTGACTGCGTGATTTCGCGATCAGAGCGCAATGCTCGCGCAGGCACGCTCACAATGCGATCGGCTGCAGGATCCGAAACATCGGTAATAGTAAGCTCGAATTCGCGCGAGGATTCAGAATAGTTTTTTGCCTCGCCTTCCCGCAGGTGCAGAATGCTTTCTTCCGCAAGAAAGTCCGTGAGAAACTGGCCGAGCAGCAGCAGGACGAGTCCGATGTGAATCAGCATGATGCCCACCTTCTTCCATCCGGCCTTGTAGTAGCGAAAATGCGAAGCGAAAAGATTGATGATCATCAATCCGCCCACCAGGTAGCCACCAGGGAAAATCGGGATTCGAAGATTCGATCCGCGGGGCTGCCATGTCACACAGAAGCTGCGAAAGAATTCGTTCTGGGCCTGATACAAACCAAGGTGCACCTGCGCGAGCGTTCCCCAAAAGATCAGGATGATCGCCAGAGCGAGCAGGACGACCGTTAATCGCAGCGAGGTAAAAAGGCGGTAGAGTCGGTCCAGGATCATTGGTGTTTCGCGGATTGCACAAATTTGATGAAGTTATCGCGTTGCGCCGAAACGAGATTCGCTTCGCCGGCAAGTTTGTAGAAGAAGGTTTGGCCGGGGCGCGGAACCATAATGCCGATCACTCGCGTTGGCTGGCCAGAAGCGGGATCAGTCCCCGATATCTCGATCGCGGTTCCCTTGCCCTCGGCGAGATCCATCTGGGTGCTTTGCTGCCGAATGTCGGCTTCCGCTGCTTCAGCAAGGCCGATCTGACGGCGCCACCGGTTAACGTTGGCCGCAAATCCCCCGCCTTCTCCCGCTGAAGCACTTACGTTCACGGCTGCCTGCGCGGTGCCGGAACCCGTGATTATGAATTTTCCGACGAGAAACTGGCCGCCTGCAACTTCCTTCCAATCTGCTGGCACCGTCCATTGGGGCTGCCCCTCACGGGAAATCGGACCCGCACTCGCCACTGCTGCGGCAGCACCCATGCCATCGATGGGCGGATGCGACGGCGGCAACATCCCTGCAGACGGCGCGGCCTCGAACCGCACCGACTTCATGAATTCCAACAACGCCGGCTTCTGCGATGCGACCAATGCATCGTCACCCGACATTTTATAAAACCAGGCACTGCCATCGCGGTGTTGAATAACTCCGATGACCCGCATCGGATCGCCGCTGCCAGGATTGGTTCCCGCAATGTCGTAAAGCTCGGCCGGTTCCCCTGCAACCTCGACCTTCTCCGCCGTCTTTTTCAACGCGTCCTCGGCAAGAGGTTCAAGGCTGACCTGCCCGCGCCATCGATTTACGTTGGCGACATCGCCCCCAGCGCCGCCTCCGAGCGGCATCACGCTGACGTCGGCT encodes the following:
- a CDS encoding cytochrome c biogenesis protein ResB, with the translated sequence MILDRLYRLFTSLRLTVVLLALAIILIFWGTLAQVHLGLYQAQNEFFRSFCVTWQPRGSNLRIPIFPGGYLVGGLMIINLFASHFRYYKAGWKKVGIMLIHIGLVLLLLGQFLTDFLAEESILHLREGEAKNYSESSREFELTITDVSDPAADRIVSVPARALRSDREITQSELPFRLLLKQYYANSSLVQNAEAGYEQVAATAGVGAGIFWKELPQETAMDRRDMPSGLFEVIGPKGSAGTYLISAFLKNPQELVLDGKRFLLELRLRRFYKPFHIHLVEFNHDLYPGTSIAKNYSSMVRVVNPQTGEDRQVLIKMNTPLRYKGETYYQSSFDADDKGSILQVVRNPSWLTPYLACVLVSLGLTSQFGIHLVGFAAKRRKS